The genome window GATAgggtcttcttcttccgaaaTGGGGAATGTTCAACGTGCAATCGCATCCACTATCAATGTACATGACCTtgaaatggaaaaaggaCAGCCGGCACCACAAACGGATGACCGGTCTACCACCCTTGCTCTCGCAGCCTCGCGCCAATCCATTCCTGCCTCTAGCGGGCCATCAGTCACCCCTAATTCCTCCGCCACGGGACGGCTGCAACGTGTTTACCCTGCACCACCTCCTCGTTCTTTTCCGCCACCTAATATGTACACGGCCTCTACTACTCCTCTCCcacattctcatccttcttcgcttcaTATGTCGTTCCCACGGACAAATTTATCAGCCAAACAAAATAATGAATCCGACCCGTCAGATGACGCCCATGTCGGCGTATTAATCCGAGAGCGGGATGAGTATATCAAATTTCGATACTCTACGTACTTAGAAACAGGCCATGTAGTTAGCCCGGCCTGCGAAGCCTTCATGTGGCAGTGGTTGCGCCGACAGGTTGACAGTCATGTTTTGCCTACTACCATAACAGCCGAATACCTTTCATCTATTGGGATCAAGGGTGACCCTAGACGAACTGATTTGGGACCATGGATAGAGTCCAAGAAGGACATTTGGTCCCCTGTTGAGTGCCTTCTTCGAGCTGGCATCAAGCCCAATGAGATCCCTCAACAACATTTGCCTCACTCTTTACTCCACCTCAAATTCCTTTTAGATAACTATCACGAATATCAATCGGGGATAGAGGGATTAGCGCCTGTTGGCGAGCGAATCGACGGTGATaagctggaagaggaattgGATCTTCTATTCGATAAAGACGGGGGCGACGCTTTTGAAACTATCCTTCTCAGCCCTTCAGAGgttgaaaagaggaaagaagagtacAAAAAAATGGGAATATTtggggatgagagggatATGGATGCTTGGCGAGGTGATCACATCATGAGACCGGCGCAAGCAGCAAATCTCGAAAAAAgagacgatgaagagcagTTCACAGACGAAGATTGCTTTGCCCCCAACCCGTTCCCCCCCCCCTCGACGTCGCCTCGATTACATCATGCCGGACATGAAATAGAAGATCGGCACCCTGTTGTTCATCAAGATATTGAACGAATCAGGTCAGCCGCGATACGTAAGAGCAAAGACGAACTTGAAATACTGTTAAAATCTCTaggggaaggcgaagacCTGGAcgcagaggcagagaggTATGAGGCGTTGCTGGGGGGTATTGTGTACAACGAGGCCGATGTGGGTCTAGGGttcgatgatgaggacgagcacgatgaagagaatgatgaggagaagaagatgaggaagaggaaagggaaagacgTATCTAATACGACGaacaagagaaaaaaggtaGATAAGGAAAATGGTAGGAAGGGTAAGCAGCCCAAGACAGCTTGAGCTAGAAGCTTGCTTAATCAATTGGAAGTAGAGCAGAGCGCTAAATTTAGTGATCGGAAACTAGCGTAGAATTGATTGTTGTGCCGATTGTTTGGAGAACAAGCATGATGCATGTTAGCATAAAGCAGACACGAAAGTCACTCTCCCCGCATACGACTCTTAGTACTTGGAACCATGATTTATGACAAGGCTTCGTTTTTTAAGACTCGTTCATGCTACCACCCACCTATACGATGCTGAGAATGACCTGGGATGAACCGCTGATACGTTTCGTTCTCGTCGTCAACATCTCGTCAGCCATCAAAGGGATAAATGAATGTTAGTATGGCAGCAATCTTTTAAGAAATGTCAACTGGGTAAGGTAAAAAAAGGGCGAGGTATGACGTGCTGTCAGCATATATCTTCCAGTCCTCTGTTAGTCAATGTCTCATAATCATATCCGCACGTGCACATCACATCCACACTTCCGTTAAGTCTGATCCATCCATCTGCCAAATACCAGAGCGCCTCAATGCCCTTGCTGTGTTTGTTTGAGTGTGCTGTGTAACATGTCTCATGAATGACtgaggagaatgaaaaaaGAGACGAGAGCTGCAAAAAATCCCTAGCATAGGAATAATCCCAACATTTACTCCTCGtcagcctcctcctcttcctcttcctcctcctcctcctcctcttcctcctcctctcgctCGGCCTCAAGGACGGCAGTGGCGATTCGGTCGAGGTCTCGCCTACACAAGTCGTCAGCATAACGTGCTTACAACATATTGCTTGATATAAGTGGACGCACATTCCATCCTGGCTGATCTTCCTGCCTCCGTCAGGGGCGGCCTCAAGCACAccaatcttctcaagaGACTGGACAACGGTCCTCTGGACACCCGTGGAGGAGTCACGGTGGTGGGAAGGTCGGGTGCCTCGTCGGTTCTTGGTACCGTGGAGCTTGGCAAGGGCACCGACACCGACGTGCTTCCTGAGGTAGATGTGTCGGGCGACGGCAGCTAAAGTAACTTGTATATCAGTACTGACCCCATGATTCCTCAAGTCCTATCCGTCTAAACTCACCGGCCCTCACGTAGAACCAGTCGGGGTCATAGGGAGCCAACTCCTTTTGGGGACCGGTCTTAACAATGTCGACCCATGTGGGGATCTCGAGCTTGCCGGATCGCTTAAGGTGGGAAGAGTAGGCTTTGATGAAGGCCTCAGCACTGAACGTTGAATATTGATAGTACGGTGATTCGGAGAAGGTTGGTAAGGCGAGGAGAGCAGTATGTCAGCTTTGTCCTTGAATTCTTCCGAGCGCTATcaccccttccttcctcatgCTTGCTCAAGGTCTactccatcctccttaGCCGTCCACCGTTcccccttccattcccattccACCCAATATCCACCTCATGCACTCTGATGCCGTTGAATAGCTGGGCAATGTACTCACCTGATGTCGCGAACACCCGGCATTTTTGATTGATGGATAGAGTAAAAGAACTTTTTGGCAAAGCTGCTCGAATTGAAGAAAATCGCACCCACACACACCGAACCTGCCGCGACGGGAGAACCGCAATCGGGACTTCGGCGTTACGATGTACGTTGGGACGAGGTGCGCACGCGTGGCGCATATTTGGCGGAAGTagaagtggaggaatgTCGGTGATAAGAGTCGGTAAAAGGGCCGACATTTTCGGCTCATACccaagaagatgttgaCGTAATACTTTGTATATTTGCTTCCGGTAAGAAGCCGTGGGAATTGAAGTGGGAGCGGATGTCCCCgtcggtggaggtggaagatttctttgcctcttcGTTGCTCATCAGTGTTGACAAGTCGTCCATATAACGTATAACAAAAAATGTAAGCTCTACAAACCAGTGACTTAAACTGACATGTACCAGGTCACGTCTCATATTCCTCAATCTACCCTCGACTCTCAACCTGGAGTCCTTTCGGAAAACCCTCCTCTCGCCCCCTACCTTCAAATCAACGACCATCACCGATACCAAGCTTGTTCCGAAGAGACGATTCGCTTTTGTTGGTTACAAAGACGCAGAAGAAGCCCAGAAAGTGAAGGAATGGTTTGATGGAACGTATGCTTTTGGCGGTGGAAAAGTCAAGGTGGATTTTGTAAAGGATGAGCCACTCAAGAATGGAAACAAGCTGAACAGAGGcgagaagaacaaggagaagcGTCCAAAGGAGGGTAAGGATAACATTCAAGAGAGGCAGGAGCCAAGTAAGAGACTTCAGGAGTTTATGAGTGTTATGAAGGGCGTTGATCCAGCAATGGCTCCATCTGAAGCGTCTACCTCTACGGCCGAAgggacaaagaagaaggagaagagtgtaaaaggaaaggagaagtcTGAAGAGCCAGAGGAACCTGAAGcagacgatgacgatgccACATGGCTCCGACGACGTCAGGCAGCTCTTGAAGGCGAGCCATCTGTAAGTTACAATTATTATCTTTTTACATCCTTATAATAACTTGACGATCAAAAATCAGGCACCTCAACTATCCGCAGACGAAcaactcatcctctccaccagcCGTCTTTTCGTACGAAATCTTGCATTTATCACAACCTCCGAATCCCTCTCAACTCATTTCTCGACTTATGGACGTATAGACGAGTGCCACCTGCCGGTTTCTCAAACGACTGGTGAACCGCTCGGTACAGCTTTCCTTCAGTTCCACAACGCCGAAGACGCACTTTCTGCGTATAAAGCTTTGGATAAGACGACTTTTCAGGGTAGACTGTTGCATGTCTTGCCTGGAAGAGCGAAGCCGGGACAAGGAGGTGCCGTTGGGGGAAGCGGGGCGGTGGATAGCAAGGTGTTGGGCAAGCGGGACCAGGGAAAAGGTGAAGTTAAAAGCAAAGTGGACGAGAGGAGAAAACAGGAGAGTGCCAAGGGTGTCAACTGGGCTTCGTTGTACATGAACGTGAGTTTGTTCATGTTGTTATATAGATTATTTTTGATTTATTCTTTTTAGAGCGACGCCGTTGCCGCCTCTGTTGCCGATCGGATGGGTATCTCCAAATCCGAGCTTCTCAACGCCGATTCCGGCAACTCTGCTGTAAAGCTCGCTCTTGCGGAAACCACAGTGATTGAAGAAACCAAGAAATACTTCGAAGACGCAGGTATCGTGCTCGAGTCCCTGCAACCCCGTGTCCCTCGCTCTCAAACGACCATCCTTGTGAAAAACATCCCTTATGGCACCTCTATCCAAAACTTGACCGACCTTTTTGCACCGCACGGTAAACTTACGCGGGTTCTCTTGCCGCCTGCTGGGACTTTGGGTGTAGTCGAGTTTGAGAACCATATGGACGCTGGCAGAGCTTTCAAAGCGCTTGCATACCGCCGTCTGGGGAATGCGGTGCTCTATCTCGAAAAAGGTCCTGTCGGCATGTTTAAATCTGAAACCGCTCATGGCTCTGGACCCATGAGCACCGagcaaaagagagaagaagaagctaaaGCCCTCGCTGAAAAAGTGGAATCCCTTCCGGAACAGCCTGACCCCACGGACGAAGCTGGTTCAACTCTTTTCCTCAAGGGTCTCAACTTTGCCACAACTacccctcatctccaaactGTACTCTCAAACATCCCCGGTTTCTCTTTTGCGCGTGTGCAGATGAAACCAGACCCCAAACGACCTGGTGAAAAGCTCTCAATGGGTTATGGATTTGTTGGTTTCAAGACTAAGGAAGCAGCGACTAAGGCGCTCAAGGCTTTGGAAGGGTTTGAAATTGATGGGAAGAATTTGGAAGTTAGGTTTGCTCAACGAGGTGCAGAGGACGATCGCGAGACGAAAAAGGTCGGTGACACTGAAGGAGGCAAGACAAAGAGCACAAAGGTGCTCGTCAAGAACTTGCCGTTTGAAGCTACCAAGAAGGACGTCCGTGAGCTTTTCTCGGCATACGGCCAACTCAAGTCTCTTCGTCTCCCGCGAAAAGCTGTCCCCACCTCGACCGGAGCTCAGTCTACAAGGGGTTTTGCGTTTTTGGAGTTTACCACCCACACAGAGGCTGCGCGAGCGATGGAGGCGCTCAAGCATACACATTTGTTAGGACGACATTTGGTTTTGCAGTGGGCGAATGAGGGTGAGGAAGTGGATGTCAAGGggttgagagaaaaggtgAAGGGTGAGGTTAGAGGgatggagggtggaggggatagaaagaggagaaagttGGATTTCAAGGGAGATAAAGAGCATGAGATGGATGGTCTGGAAGTGTAGAACTCGCTAGATTGTTTGTTCGTACCTTCTTTACCTTTTGCTGGTCTAATGCATGCTATGATTAAAATGCAAATTGGTTGATTATGATTTATGGATTATTACAGGACTTTCTATTATATATGAACATAAATTATTGCACCTTGCTCTGCCCAATTGTATAGCAAATCGAGATGGTCTTATCGACCCGCAGGATGACTAGAGGTGTTCAAAGGCGATTCACTACCCTTCTCGCCTTGCTTTGCCGAAGGCCTGGACTCGTTGGGGTTGGCAGGGGACTTGCGGGTGTAGTCTTTTCCAATCTGAGACATTGAAATCCTGTCAGTTTTGACAAATATTGGTttcgaagaagaataaatCTTACCTCCTGTTCAACGCCTTTGGCGGCTGTTTCTGGATTGGCATCTTTGTTGAACGCGGCATTAGAATGAGACACATCGCTCGACTACACAATAAAAGGAGCACTCAGTACATGTAACTCTTTGACTGGGGACGGAACACTTACCCCAGCTTCCGTTCCTTCAGCCTCTTCGGGGTACGCTTCCTCgtccgtcttcctctctgcATATCCCCTCTTCTGTATACCGACCGATCGATAAtatggtgaagaaggatcgtAACCGCGAACGCTCAAGTTGGAGATTGTTCGGGCTCGAAGTCGAGGCGGCGCAGCGGTGGGGAATGCGGCAGAAGTGGAGGGGATAGTGGCGAGCTCAATTGCTTGCGGGCCCGGGGTGGGGGGGATGATGGGAgtgtggagaaggaggttgaaAGTGCGCTTCGCGGAGAGGAACATGGTTGTATGTAAGTATGCGATTAAATACAAATAGGTAACGAGTTGTCGGCTATGTTGAGAAGACGGATGATTAAGAAATATCAACCTTATATATCAATCCGAAAAGATTTttgtggaaggtgatggggCCATGGAGCCGACGGACGTGGTTCGGATATGACGTCATTACGTCATTTTTAATTCACTCGAATCATCGTCCAAGGGCCTCGGCGCTCGTCGGTCGCCGTCCATCGGACGTGGCCGCAAACACTGTTCCTTTTTTATTCATTTTCGTGTCGCTTCCCGCGCGCTTCCGTCGTTGACACTAAAATATTACTTCTTTTCGTCCATTACTCTTATCCCGTTTGTCGTCTAGGTACatatctctcttcttatATAAAATAGAGCCCATACCTGCAGGAACCCTCGAATATATATCGTTCTTTCAGTGCGCCGTCCTCTAATCTCGACCGTAGTGTCTTGGCTTCCCAGAAATGATCAAGGCTCATCAAATTTAAGTTGCTATCCTCAACTCTTGTCTATGACCCGGTCGTTTGCAATGATCAGGCCCCAGTTTGTTTGATAAAAATAGAACAAGAACACTACCTGTTCTGAAAAaacaaaataaaaataaaaataaaaaattaaaacatcatcattcgTGCAACACCATGCAAGCAAAAGGAGAGTaatgagagagagacaTATGATGTATACTCAAAGACCCAATGAATGACTATATCCTATGTACCCCTCACTGTGCAAAGTACTGCAAGAGTAACTAAAACTGCCCTCATTCTTtttacctcctcctctt of Cryptococcus tetragattii IND107 chromosome 3, whole genome shotgun sequence contains these proteins:
- a CDS encoding 40S ribosomal protein eS19 yields the protein MPGVRDISAEAFIKAYSSHLKRSGKLEIPTWVDIVKTGPQKELAPYDPDWFYVRAAAVARHIYLRKHVGVGALAKLHGTKNRRGTRPSHHRDSSTGVQRTVVQSLEKIGVLEAAPDGGRKISQDGMRDLDRIATAVLEAEREEEEEEEEEEEEEEEEADEE
- a CDS encoding multiple RNA-binding domain-containing protein 1; this translates as MYVGTRSRLIFLNLPSTLNLESFRKTLLSPPTFKSTTITDTKLVPKRRFAFVGYKDAEEAQKVKEWFDGTYAFGGGKVKVDFVKDEPLKNGNKLNRGEKNKEKRPKEGKDNIQERQEPSKRLQEFMSVMKGVDPAMAPSEASTSTAEGTKKKEKSVKGKEKSEEPEEPEADDDDATWLRRRQAALEGEPSAPQLSADEQLILSTSRLFVRNLAFITTSESLSTHFSTYGRIDECHLPVSQTTGEPLGTAFLQFHNAEDALSAYKALDKTTFQGRLLHVLPGRAKPGQGGAVGGSGAVDSKVLGKRDQGKGEVKSKVDERRKQESAKGVNWASLYMNSDAVAASVADRMGISKSELLNADSGNSAVKLALAETTVIEETKKYFEDAGIVLESLQPRVPRSQTTILVKNIPYGTSIQNLTDLFAPHGKLTRVLLPPAGTLGVVEFENHMDAGRAFKALAYRRLGNAVLYLEKGPVGMFKSETAHGSGPMSTEQKREEEAKALAEKVESLPEQPDPTDEAGSTLFLKGLNFATTTPHLQTVLSNIPGFSFARVQMKPDPKRPGEKLSMGYGFVGFKTKEAATKALKALEGFEIDGKNLEVRFAQRGAEDDRETKKVGDTEGGKTKSTKVLVKNLPFEATKKDVRELFSAYGQLKSLRLPRKAVPTSTGAQSTRGFAFLEFTTHTEAARAMEALKHTHLLGRHLVLQWANEGEEVDVKGLREKVKGEVRGMEGGGDRKRRKLDFKGDKEHEMDGLEV